A region from the Lolium perenne isolate Kyuss_39 chromosome 4, Kyuss_2.0, whole genome shotgun sequence genome encodes:
- the LOC127331601 gene encoding putative ubiquitin-like-specific protease 1B — translation MNTDAGHIFFFRKRHRLADDDHFPRPKHRRLHEPRFLFDAVPCCLLRRPPIPPEAGVSAFNMGNFLSNACPGCMPRDGGLEMYRDWTDASKDARDLTVATRDGVGLGHGVLNRRILDPRKAALQAVVPPWEKREPHYKDALKKARLPDKRLGELEAEARLQKEKLDELRKPKEDLSQFFIPLTPEDEEEVHDCLYGSGSSNQVLVLHESSNIEISKEKIRCLRPHGWLNDEVINLFLELLKERGTREPKRSLKCHFFNTFFYKKLACGKNGYDYKSVKRWTTHRKLGYELIECDKIFVPVHQHVHWCLAIINMKAKTLQYLDSLGGNDPRVPEMLARYIVEEVKDKSNKEIDINSWTKEVVDYVPLQQNGYDCGMFMLKYMDFLSRGASLSFGQEHMEYFRKRTVKEIKKLRAD, via the exons CTCCACGAACCCAGATTCCTCTTCGACGCCGTACCCTGCTGCCTCTTACGGCGCCCGCCCATCCCACCGGAGGCAGGGGTTTCCGCGTTCAACATGGGGAACTTCCTCTCCAATGCCTGTCCGGGCTGCATGCCCAGAGACGGCGGCCTGGAGATGTACCGGGACTGGACCGATGCGTCAAAGGACGCGCGGGATCTCACGGTGGCCACCAGGGACGGTGTGGGGTTAGGGCACGGCGTGTTgaaccggaggatcttggacccGAGGAAGGCCGCCTTGCAGGCGGTGGTGCCTCCGTGGGAGAAGAGGGAACCACACTACAAGGATGCTCTCAAGAAAGCAAGATTGCCCGATAAGAGGTTGGGAGAGCTCGAGGCGGAAGCGAGGCTTCAAAAAGAGAAACTCGATGAGCTGCGGAAGCCCAAGGAG GATCTGTCTCAATTCTTTATACCTCTAACtcctgaagatgaagaggaagttCATGATTGTTTGTATGGTAGTGGTTCAAG TAACCAAGTCCTGGTGCTACATGAATCGTCTAACATTGAGATTAGCAAAGAAAAAATCCGGTGCTTGCGGCCTCATGGCTGGTTAAATGACGAG GTCATTAATTTGTTCCTTGAATTGTTAAAGGAGAGGGGAACAAGGGAACCCAAAAGGTCTTTGAAATGCCATTTCTTCAACACATTTTTTTATAAGAAG CTTGCTTGTGGAAAAAATGGATATGACTACAAATCTGTTAAAAGATGGACTACCCACAGGAAGTTGGGTTATGAGCTCATTGAGTGTGATAAA ATCTTTGTACCTGTACATCAACATGTACATTGGTGTTTAGCAATTATAAATATGAAGGCAAAGACTTTACAGTATCTTGATTCTCTTGGTGGCAACGATCCTCGTGTACCAGAAATGCTG GCCAGATATATTGTGGAGGAAGTGAAGGACAAGAGTAATAAAGAGATTGACATAAATTCGTGGACTAAAGAAGTAGTTGATTATGTCCCGTTACAGCAGAATGG GTATGATTGTGGTATGTTTATGCTCAAGTACATGGATTTCCTCAGCAGAGGAGCCAGCTTATCTTTTGGCCAG GAACACATGGAATACTTCCGGAAGAGAACAGTGAAGGAAATCAAAAAACTAAGAGCTGACTAA